Below is a window of Brassica napus cultivar Da-Ae chromosome A5, Da-Ae, whole genome shotgun sequence DNA.
TATAATCTTGCTGGATTATCGAATGATTCTTTCTTTGATTAGTATAGCAATttggattatttatttatttcgttTGTTTGGTTGTGGTGTAGGTaggttcttttcttttatttagtaCCTGAGTCTGACAGAAAGTGAAAACTTAAATTTTCTCAATTAttgcttatatatatttatttattaaaatttaatcccatattttttttgctgtaatttAGATTAAGAGGTCTGGAATCACTAATACCATCCtatttttagtttagtttttatcTTATCAAACAAAAGTGGTTAGAACTTGCTGACTTTGAGGACTAGACATCAGATTGTCTCTGAAACTACATATTGTTGCTTTTGAGAATATCTTACAAGTCATTCGGTTTAATCACTTTAAAAGTTTCGTACCGATGTATGTTCCTTTAGCTTGTTTTTCACGTTGCCAAATTAGCCACTGTTTACATAAAAttatccttaaaaaaaaaataataattccatTATCGAAATGCTTGCTGGATTTGCCGGTAACTTGACCTTTTCAATTCAACGTGGGTCCCAAATTCATGTCGTGAAAATGGCAAGATATGGCGCTGATCGTTAATAATTGCCTAATCTTAGGACCTTTTTGAAGCTTTTTATCCATATGGACCCACTTTGATCTTACGCATACGTTTCTTCTTGTTACGATAATGTTATTAATATGTAGTTTTATGCATTATTAGTGTTATTTTGGTGTTGCTGTACATTTGGGTTAAAAGAGTGGAAGACGTTTATTGTTGACTTCTTGTTATCTCTCACTTCTTTGAGTTTTGCTTTACCTTGTAACTCGGATCAATGTTGACTTTTTGGTCAAGCAACCGATTATGTGCTAGACATATTGAACACACGTGGTTCACGTTTCAAGTCTAAGGTCGTGTTGTGGTTAAcctattattttatgtgttcGTGTAGATTTTGGACACCTAAgggttttgttattattatggATTTTCTTGGATATGATTGAGATcacatttctaaaatttattcaCTTTTAATTACGAGcaaacttttaaattttcaaacatCTCATCTCAAGCATCTTGAAACTAACGGGCCTTATGGTCATCATGCAGGTCTTGGCTAGCAAAACAAAGATCAATATGGTGATGGAGTTAGTAACCGGAGGAGAATTGTTCGACAAAATTGTAAGACTCCATTACCTTCTGCCGCAAGAAAAGCTCACTCACGAGTGTAAATTTAAGCTAAAATCACACTTTGATATCTCTCAGGTTTCAAACGGAAAGCTAACAGAAACTGAGGGAAGAAAAATGTTTCAGCAGCTCATCGATGGAATCAGTTACTGTCACATCAAAGGTGTTTTCCACAGGGATCTCAAGGTCCGTGTTTCTCACGTCTTCCAAAACCCTAACAACCTATTATGAAAATCTTGCCCTAATATTCAACTTTTTCTCTATCATATTGCAGCTAGAGAATGTTCTTCTTGATGCAAAGGGACATATAAAGATCACTGACTTTGGCCTCAGTGCTCTGCCTCAGCATTTTAGGGTATATACATTAACATAAGCAGACATAGAGTTGTTGAATTGAAtcaatttttaacattttttcttttgccATTTTCAGGAAGACGGATTGCTACATACAACCTGTGGAAGTCCTAACTACGTTGCGCCTGAGGTTTTAGCTAACAGAGGCTACGAGGGTGCAGCATCTGATATATGGTCATGTGGTGTAGTCCTGTATGTGATTTTAACCGGATGTCTCCCTTTTGATGATAGAAACCTTGTAGTTCTTTACCAGAAGGTAAAGTCCGCCTCTTGATCTCTTATCTTCagtttaaaaagataatattgataataatatttcatCTTTCATCAGATATGCAAAGGAGACCCACCGATACCACGATGGTTATCACCTGGTGCAAGAACCATGATCAAGAAAATGCTAGATCCAAATCCTGTCACGAGGATCACAGTCGCAGGTATTAAAGCCAGCGAATGGTTCAAGCACGAGTATACTCCTTCTGTtccagatgatgatgatgacgaagaAGACATTGACACAGACGATGATGCTTTCTCAGTCCAAGACGTCGTAAGAATCTAACGGCCTCTCTTCTTTTTAAGCATTTTTGGTTCAAGTACAATGTGTCCCTTATGCGCTCTGAACTGTGTAGGGATCGGAAGATGGAAAGGGCAGTGATTCACCGACTATCATCAACGCGTTTCAGTTGATCGG
It encodes the following:
- the LOC106452106 gene encoding CBL-interacting serine/threonine-protein kinase 1-like, with protein sequence MVREQAEEKKEVRKGMRLGKYELGRTLGEGNFGKVKFAKDTVSGQPFAVKIIDKSRIADLNFSLQIKREIRTLKMLKHPNIVRLHEVLASKTKINMVMELVTGGELFDKIVSNGKLTETEGRKMFQQLIDGISYCHIKGVFHRDLKLENVLLDAKGHIKITDFGLSALPQHFREDGLLHTTCGSPNYVAPEVLANRGYEGAASDIWSCGVVLYVILTGCLPFDDRNLVVLYQKICKGDPPIPRWLSPGARTMIKKMLDPNPVTRITVAGIKASEWFKHEYTPSVPDDDDDEEDIDTDDDAFSVQDVGSEDGKGSDSPTIINAFQLIGMSSFLDLSGFFEQENVSERRIRFTSNSSAKDLLEKIENSVTEMGFSVQKKNAKLKVKQEEHNQKGQVGLSVTAEVFEIKPSLNVVELRKSYGDSSLYRQLYERLLKEVGTSSPEQELVT